DNA from Microbacterium sulfonylureivorans:
GCAGGATGCGGTCGGGGATGCCGGGTTCGACGTCGTCGCGGAGTTCCTCGCGTTCACGCCCGACCACGTGCAGCAGGACCTCGACCTGTTCGAGGGGCGCATCGGGCAGTACGTCTTCATCAGCTCGGCGTCGGCCTACGAGAAGCCGCCGAGGCGGCTGCCGGTGACCGAGTCGACGCCGCTGCGCAATCCGTTCTGGCGCTACTCGCGCGACAAGATCGCGTGCGAGGACGTCCTGGTCGGCGCCCACCGCGAGCGCGGGCTGCCCGTCACGATCGTCCGCCCGTCGCACACCTACGACGAGCGCCTGCTGCCGACCCTCGGCGGCTGGACCGACATCGAGCGGATGCGCGCCGGCAAGCCGGTCGTCATCCACGGCGACGGCACGAGCCTGTGGACCATCACGCACTCCGACGACTTCGCAGTCGCCTTCACGGGGCTCCTCGGCAACCCCGCGGCGATCGGCGAGGCGTTCACGATCACCGGGACGCACGCGCCCAGCTGGAACCAGATCTACGGCTGGCTCGCCGACGCGGCCGGGGTCCAGCATCCTGATTTCGTGCACGTCGCGTCCGACACGATCGCCGCGTTCGAGCCAGAGCTGGGCCCGACCCTCATCGGCGACAAGGCCCACTCGATGCTCTTCGACAACGCCAAGGTGACGGCGCTCGTGCCGGACTTCCGCACGACGATAACGTTCGACGAGGGTGCCCGTCGCATCCTCGCCCACTACGACGCCCACCCCGACGAGCAGCGCGTCGACGCGGACCGCGATGCGCTGTTCGATCGCATCGCGGCCCACGCCCGGTCCGCAGGCTGACGCCTAGCGCGTGATGTCGCGCACGGTGCCGCGCTCGAGGCGCAGGCGCCGCCGTGCCCGCTTCGCCACCGCAGAGTCGTGCGTGACCACGATGAGCGTCAGCCCCTCGGCGCACAGTGCCTCGAGCACGGCGAGGATCTCGTCGCGCATGCTCTCGTCGAGGTTGCCCGTGGGCTCGTCGGCGAGGAGCACGCGCGGCCGCTTGACGATCGCGCGGGCGATCGCGACGCGCTGCTGCTGACCGCCGGAGAGCTCGCCGGGGCGGTGGTCGCCGCGGTCATCGAGCCCGACGTGCGCGAGCGCCTCGGCGACGCGCACCGTGCGCTCCTCCTTCGGCAGGCCGAGCGGCTCCAGCGCCATGTCGACGTTCTCCGCCGCCGTGAGCGTCGGGATGAGGTTGAATCCCTGGAACACGAACCCGATCTCGCGGGCGCGCACCCGGCCCAGCTCGGCGTTCGAGGCCTCGGCCAGATCGATCTCGCCGAGGCGGACGCTCCCCGTGGTGGGCCGGTCGAGCGCTCCCAGCAGCTGCAGGAGCGTGGACTTGCCGCCGCCGGTCGGTCCCTGGATGGTCACGAAGTCGCCCTGCGAGATGTCGAGGTCGACGCCGGCGAGCGCCTTCACGACGCGGTCCTTCTGACGGTAGGTGCGGGTGACGCCTGCCAGTCGGTACAGCGCGGGGGGCGCGGCATCCGTCTGCGTCGTCGCCTCGGGGTCGAGCATGGTCATCGTCGGTTCTCCTGTCGTGTGCGGGTCGATGGTCGCGTCTGCGGGTGCGGTGGAGTCGGTCATGGGATGCCTCACGAGACCGATCGCAGTGCTTCGGCAGGACTCAGCCGCGCGGCACGCCATCCGCCGAACGCTCCGGCGACGAGTCCGCCCAAGAGGGCGAGGCCGAGCGCCGCCACGACGACCCACAGTGTGACGGGGGCGTGGAGCACGATCTCCGTCGCCCCCTGCTGGAGGGTGTTCGCGAAGCCGCCGCCGGGGCCGCCCATGTTCTCTCCTCCGGGGCCGCCCTGCGTGACCGGCCCGGTCGACGGCGCGGTCGAGATGGTCGGCGACACGAGGTTGATCGCCCAGATGCCGAGGAACCCGATCACGAGCCCCGCGGCGCCGCCGAGGAGTCCCTGCACCACGGACTCCCCCGCGACCTGGCCGACGACGCGGCCGTTGGACCAGCCGATGGCCTTGAGCGTGCCGAACTCCCGGGTGCGGCGCGAGACGCCGGAGATGGTGAACAGCACGGCGAGGGCGAGCGCGACGGCGAGCACGATGATCGACAGCCACGTGCCGAGGTTCGTGATGAGCGACGACGCACTCGAGAGCGATCCGGAGACGTTCGCGGCGAGGTCGGACTGCGAGCTGACGGTCGCGTCGGGCAGCGCCTCCTGCAGGTCCTCCTGCACGGCGGTGATCGCGTCGGACGAATCGGCCTGCACATACACCGTCGACACCACGTCGCCGGTACCGGCGAGCGTCTGCGCGACGTCGAGGGGGATGTACACGTTCGCCGCCGTGTCGGCCTCGCTCGACGTGGAGGCGACGATGCCGACGACCTCGAACTCCTCCCCGCCGACGTCGATGGCGTCGCCGACGGCGACCTCCGCGGTCGAGGCGTATGCGGCGTCGAGCACGGCGACGTTCTCGCCCTCGTCGCCGGATGCGAGCGCCCGCCCGTCGCTGAGGCTCACGGCCGACATCGGGCCCACCTCCGACTCGGCCGGCTCGATGCCGAGCACGGTGAACGAGTCGACGTCGAACGAGCCGCCGCCGAATCCTCCACCGCCGCCGTCCTGAGGCGGCGCCTGACCGGTGGTGCCCGACTCGGTCGGGGGCGGCGGCAGCTCGCCCGAGAACGTCATGTTCGTGAGGCTGAGTGCGCCGGATGCCGCGGCCACCCCGTCCACACCGGACACGGTGTCGAGCACGCTCGCCTCGAGGGTCGCGCGCATCGGCTCCGAGACGAGCCGGGACTGGCTGAGCTCGGTGGTGCCGTCGTCGGCGGTCTCGCCGCCGTCCTCGCCGAACTCGAACGCCTGGCCGCGACCTGCTCCAGGCTCGGCCATCGCGCCGGTGACCGTGAGGTCGGTGCCGACGCCGTAGACCGACTCGAGCGCCTGTGCCTGAGCGTCGCGCACGCCGGCGGCGAGCGAGTTGACGATCATCACGAGCGCGATGGCGATCGCGAGTCCGGTCGCGACGATGATCGTCTGCTTCTTGCGGCCGGCCAGTTCCCGCCGCAGATACGTTCCGTACATGGGTCTCCTCCCGGCAGGCGAGGTGCCGGCCGTCGAGAGCGAAGCTAGGGACCGCGTCGATGCAGAACTCCAGCGGAGGCTATGAACCGGTTATGTGCGCGCTTCCGCACTCACAGCATCCGCATAGCGCTCGCCATAGGAAGCACATAGGAACGCGAGCACAATGGACCCATGACCAACGCCACGCCCGCACTCCTGCGTCCCGACGGCTCGCCCCTGCGCGTGCTCGTCGTCGATGACGAGCAGATGCTCACCGACCTCCTGTCGATGGCCCTGCGCATGGAGGGGTGGGAGGTGCGCACCGCAGGCTCGGGCTTCCAGGCGCTCCAGGCGGCCCGCGAGTTCTCGCCCGACGCCATGGTGCTCGACGTCATGATGCCCGACCTCGACGGCATGGCCGTGCTGCAGCGCCTGCGCCAGTCGGGCGACGACGTGCCGGTGCTCTTCCTGACCGCGAAGGACGCCGTGAGCGACCGGGTCGCGGGTCTCACCGCCGGCGGCGACGACTACGTCACGAAGCCGTTCTCACTCGAAGAGGTCGTGGCGCGCCTGCGCGGCCTCATGCGCCGCGCGGGAACGGCGCACGCGTCGGGCGCGGAGCCGATCCTCCGCGTCGCCGACCTCACCCTCAACGAGGACAGCCACGAGGTCGAGCGGGCCGGCGCCGAGATCGAGCTGACCGCGACCGAGTTCGAGCTGCTGCGCTACCTCATGCGCAACCAGCGCCGGGTCGTCTCGAAGGCGCAGATCCTCGACCGCGTCTGGAACTACGACTTCGGCGGACGCTCCAGCGTCGTCGAGCTGTACATTTCCTACCTCCGCAAGAAGATCGACCACGGCCGCGATCCCCTCATCCACACGGTGCGCGGCGTCGGCTACATGATCAAGGCCCCGCAATGACCGACGCCCGAACCGAGAACCCGGCGGATGCCGCGGCCGCTCCCCCGGCGCGGGACGAGGCATCCCGTCGTCGGCCCTGGACGCTGCAGAACAAGCTCATCGTCACCGTCGTCGCGATCACGTCGCTGATCATGGTGCTCGTCGGAGTGACGACGAGCGCGATCCTCGGGACCGTCCTCGAGGACAGCCTGACGAACCAGGTGAAGAGCTCGGCCCAGCGCACGGCGGCGATGGTGCGCCAGCCGGTGGCGTCGGGGATGACGGCGGAGCAGATCCTCAATCAGATGCCCCAGCAGCCCGGCTTCCTCCTCGCCGTGCAGGCACCGCTCGGAGAGCCGACCGCGGCCTACGTCGACTCCGACGGTGCGGTCGTGGCGCTCACGACCGACCAGATCACCCAGCTCGTGGACGGCCTCCGCAGCGATACGCCGTTCGTCGTCACGATCGACGAGGTCGGGACCTTCCGGGTGGACGGCGAGTCGGGCGTCGTGGTCGGAATCTCCCGCGATCAGGTGGCCGTCAACATCGGGCGGATGCTCACGACGATCGGCCTGCTGACGCTCGGTGGCCTCATCCTCCTCGCCCTGGCCACCGCGTGGACGATCCGGGCCGGCCTCGCGCCGCTGCGCGCCGTCGCCGACACGGCCGAGCGCGTCTCGAGGATCCCGCTCGACCAGGGCGAGGTCTCGATCCCCGAGCGCGTTCCCGCGCGACAGGCCGATCCCCGCACCGAGGTCGGCCGAGTCGGCGAGGCGCTCAACACGCTCCTCGACCACGTCGGCACGTCGCTGACCGCGCGTCAGCGCAACGAGGAGCGCATGCGCACCTTCGTGGCCGATGCCAGCCACGAGCTGCGGACGCCGCTCGCGTCCATCCGCGGCTACTCGGAGCTGTCCCTGCGCGCCCTCTCGAAGGACCACCGCGCCGCCACGATCGAGACGACCGAGGCGTCCCTCGAGCGCATCCAGGCGCAGTCGCTGCGCATGACGACGCTCGTCGAGGACCTGCTGCTGCTCGCCCGGCTGGACGAGGGGCAGGAGCTCGTCTACGGCACGGTCGACCTGACCCGCCTCGCGATCGAGGCCGTCGGCGACGCCCGACCGGCGGGGCCCGACCACCAGTGGGTCATGGACCTCCCCGACGCCCCGGTGCAGATCGCCGGCGACACCGGCCGCCTGCACCAGGTCGCCGCCAACCTGCTCGCGAACGCGCGCACGCACACGCCCGCCGGCACGACGGTCACGGTGACGGTCGAACGGGATGCCGACACCGCCGTCCTGCGCGTCCACGACGACGGCCCCGGCATAGAGCCGACGCTGCGCGACGAGCTCTTCGAGCGGTTCTCGCGCGCCGACCGGTCGCGCGCCCGCCAGACGGGCGGCACCGGGCTCGGCCTCTCCATCGCCCGAGCGATCGTCGACGCGCACGGCGGCACGATCTCGGTCGAGAGCGTTCCCGGGGACACGACCTTCGAGGTGCGTCTTCCCGCCAGACCTCTCGACCCGGCCGACAGCGCCGTCTCCGAGGAGCCGACGATGGACGCTCCCGCCGACGAGGACCAGCCCGTCACGCCCTAGCCGAACCAGGTCGGCGGTCGTGACCAGACCCGTCCGGCCCGCCCCCGGGGGTGGGCAGGTCAGTAGCCGCTGAAGGCGTCGGTGGTGATCGACCGGGCCTTCTCGAGCGCCGGCGCGAGGTCGGCGATGAGTCCGGCCGGACCGGAGATGTACGCGTGGCGTGCCGCGATGTCGGGCACGACGGTCACGAGACCCTCCGCGTCGAGCCGCACACCGCGCGCCCAGAGCCAGTTCGCAGGCAGATCGGCCGGCCGGTCGCGCGTGAACACGACGACCGATATCCCGGCTGCCTCGAGATCGGCGCGGTACGCGAGCTCGGACGCGTCCGAGGCGACGTAGACGAGCACGATGTCGCGCTCCTCGCCCGCCGCACGCATGTGCCGGATCTGCGAGACGAACGGCGTCACGCCGATGCCCGCCGCGACCATGAGGATCGGGGCGCCGTCGCGCTTGGGAAGGACGAAGTCGCCCCACACGCCGGTGATCGCCAGCCGCTCCCCCGGCGCCACCCGGGCGAGCGCCTTCTTGTACGAGGACTGCGGCTTCGCCGACGCGGCCGAGCTCTCCTTGAAGGCGACGCGAAGGAGAGGAAGGTCTTCGGGCGCGGAGGCGATGCTGAATTCGCGGCGCGTGCCGCGGGCGTCGGGGTGCGCGTGCGGCACCTCGAGCTCGAGGTACTGGCCGGGGACGAACGACAGCCGGTCGTGCACGCGGAACGTCAGCTCCTGCACGGTCGGCGTGCGCTCGGCTCGGGAATCGAGGGTGAGCCGCACCGCGGTGCGGACCGCGAACGCGAAGGCGACCGCGTTGCCGATCAGCAGGGCGCGCTCCTGCCCGAGCGAGATGTCGCCGAGCGGGATCGGCCATCCGGCCAGCACGCCGACGATCGCGGCCACCGTGAACTGCTGCCAGCGACGCGGTGGGAGCGTGAGCGGCTCGGACAGCATGAACGCGCCGAGGAACAGGAACGGCGACGACCACAGGATCTGCCAGAACACGGTCATCGAGTCGACGACGGCTCCGGCCGCCTGCAGCTGCGCGGCGGTGCGGAGCACCGCGATCGCGACCGCGATCACGAGGAACACCGCCACCACGCGGATCTTCTCGGTGCGCCACAGCACGGCGAGGCCGAGCACGACGACGGGCAGCGCGAGCGCCTGCGTGCCGACCCACCACGACGACGCTCCGAGTGCCGGCCACGCGATGCTCAGGAGGGTGAGAACGGTCGCTCCGACGGCGGCCGGGTTGAAGATGTGGCGCCCTCGCCACGCGAGGAGGTACTTCGAGAGGGAGGCCGCGGCCGCCGCGATCGCGATGCCGCCGAGCGCGGCGACATCGAGCGTCGGGCGCAGCACGAAGAGCAGGATGTGCGCGGTGATCAGCGACGACTCGAGGCGCCAGGGCAGGTGCAGGACGCGCTGGGCCGCGGCATCCACTCCCACGCAGACGGCGGAGAGGACGGCGAGCGTCGCGATCAGCTCGAGAGGAGAGGGCCCGACCAGATCGAAGAACGACAGCACGAGCGACGTGACGGCGAGGGCTGCCAGGGCGAGGTAGACGACGCGGTACATCGAGACGCGCCCCAGGAGGGCGAAGACGCGGTTCCAGACCGCGGTGACGGATCCGAGCACGTCACACCGCCTGGAGGGGCTCGTGGGCGCCTGCGGGCGGCACGATGCGGATGCCGTCGCCCGGCCGCACCTCTCCTCCGGTGAGCACGATCGACATGACGCCGGCCAAGCGCACGGTGGCTCCCCCGTCGTCGACGTACACGAGCTCCTTCATCAGCCCCTCCGACAGTCCGTTGATCTGGGTGCAGGGATTGCGGAGCCCCGTGAGCTCGACGACGGCCTCGTCGCCGATCTCGAGCCGCGTCCCGCGCGGAAGGCCGAGCAGGTCGACCCCCGACGTGGTGATGTTCTCGCCCATCGCCCCCGGATCGATCCGGTGGCCGCGCTCGTCCATCTCGGCGAACAGCTCGGCGTGGATGAGATGCACCTGCCGCAGGTTGGGCGTCGACGGATCGCGCCGCACGCGGGAGAGGTGCTGCACCGTCGCCCCGGCGTGCGCATCGCCCTCGACGCCGAAGCCGGCGATCAGGGTGATGGCCTCGCGCGTGGGCTTGCTGAAGCGGTGCGCGTCGTCGCGGGCGACGGCGACGACCTGTCCGAGGGGAAGCGAGTCGGTCACCTCTCCACGCTAGCCTCTCGGCGGAAGAGGTCGGCGCGGCAGCCGGGCGACCAGTCCACGCGGCCGTCGGTGGTCATCCGCACCCACTCGACGCCCCAGTCGTGCGCGAGGCGCGGTCCCCCGTCGAAGAAGAGCGCCGTGGCGATGGCGTCTGCGCGCATCGCGGTGGGCGCCACCGCCCAGGTCGCTGCGACGGTGTGCACCGGAACGCCTGTCCGGGCGTCGAGCACGTGATGCAGGCCGTCGCCCCACGCGCGCCGGTTCACCGCCGACGCGCAGAGTGCGGCATCCGTCACCTCCCAGACGCCGATCGCGCGGCGCGCATCGAACGGATGCTCCAGCCCGATCCGCTGCGGAGCGCCGCGCACGGCCATGTCGCCCCCGGCGTCGACGACGAAGCCGCCCGGGGAGGCGAGCGCCACCACGTCGGCCACGAGGTCGACGAGCCGGCCCTTTCCCAGCGCGCCCACGTCGATCGTCGCGGGGCGGTCGAGGGCGAGGATCCCGTCGTGCCACGTCAGTGCGCGTACCCAATCCGCAGGCGCCGCGACGGGCACGCCGGCGGTGAGCGAGTAGCCCGCGTCGTAGCCCAGGCGCTCGAGGGATGCCCCGATCAGCGGGTTGACGGCGCCGCCCGTGGCATCGGACAGCTCGACGAACGCGTCGAGCATCGCTGCGGCGTCGGGCGGCGCGGGCACGGCCCCTCCTGCGGACGCGAGCGACCCGACGAGCGAATCGGCGCGGAATCGCGACCAGGCCGCGTCGAAGTCGTCGATCACGGCCGCGACCCGCTGCCGCGTCTTCTCACCGAGCGGTGCGTCCGCCACGATCTCCCACGCCGTGCCGATCGCGTCGAATCGCCACGTGTCGCCGGTGGACTGCGCCGGCACCGGGCGGGACATCGCTCAGAGGGCCGCTTCGGCCTTGATCGCGTCGATCGCCTGGTTGAAGCCGCTGCTCGTCAGGGACGATCCGGCGACGCGGCTGACGGAGATCTCGTCGATGTCCTCGCCGACGACGACATCGGAGATGCCGCCGATGAACTGGCCCTGGTATTGCTCGGACTCGGCCTTCTGCGGATCGCCGACGACCTCGACCGCCGTGATGACGTCGCTGTCGAGCGTGACGGTGACCGAGATCGTCTCGACCGTCTCGGGCGTCGAGTACGAGCCCTCGGCGGTGTAGGTGCCGTCGGCGTAGGTCGCGGCGCCGCCGGTGTCGGTGCCGGTCGTCCCGGCGTCCGAACGCGTGTCGGTCGAGGCGTCGTCGGCGGCCGGGGAGCATCCGGCGAGCAGGACGATGCCTGCGACCGCGGCGACGGTCGCGCCGGCGCGGAGAGAGCGAGCGGGACGTGTGGCGACGGCGGTGCGGATCATGGTGGTCCTCCTGGGTCGTTGGTGTCGAGGTCGGCGCTCGCAGGTCGGCGCCGTGAGGGGATCCTGACAGCGCTCACTATGAGCGACCTCTGAAGGAGGTCACGTTCGGATGCGCCCGATCGTTCAGATCCGGCGTCAGGCCGCCCCGTCGAACATGCTCGTGACCGATCCGTCCTCGAAGACCTCGTGGATCGCGCGAGCGAGCAGCGGCGCGATCGGGAGGATCGTGAGCGTCGGGAAGCGCTTGGAGTCGGGGATCGGGATCGTGTCGGTCACGACGACCTCGTCGATCGCGTCGCTCTGCAGACGCTGCGCGGCCGGGTCGCTGAAGATCGGATGGGTCGCCGCCACGATCACCTTGACGGCCCCGTTGGCCTTGAGCGCCTCGGCCGCCTTCACGATCGTGCCGCCGGTGTCGATCATGTCGTCGACGAGGAGACACACCCGTCCGCTGACGTCACCGACGATCTCGTTGACCGTGACCTCGTTCGCGACATTCGGGTCGCGGCGCTTGTGGATGATCGCGAGCGGCGCGCCCAGGCTGTCGGACCAGGTGTCGGCCACGCGCACCCTGCCGGTGTCGGGCGAGACGACCGTGAGCTTGGCGCGGTCGTCGTCGCTCAGCGTGTTCTGGAAGTACTCGAGCAGCACGGGCTTGGCGAACAGATGGTCGACCGGCCCGTCGAAGAAGCCCTGGATCTGCGCAGCGTGGAGGTCGACGCTCATGACGCGGTCGGCGCCCGCCGTCTTGAGCAGGTCGGCGACGAGACGGGCGCTGATGGGCTCGCGCCCACGGCCCTTCTTGTCCTGCCGCGAGTACGGGTAGTACGGCGCGACGACGGTGATCCGCTTCGCGGACGCGCGCTTGGCGGCATCCAGCATGATCAGCGTCTCCATGAGCCACTCGTTGACCGGAGGCCCGAAGCTCTGGATCAGGAAGAAGTCGCAGCCGCGGATCGACACCTCGAACCGGGTGAGGATCTCGCCCGACGCGAACGTGCGGTACTCGGTGGGCACCAGCTCGGTGCCCAGATGCTCGGTGACCTCCGCCGCGAGCGCCGGGTGCGAGCTTCCCCGGGCGATGACCAGCCGCTTCTTGGTCTTGGCGACCAGTCCGGGTGCGATGTCGTTATCGCGATCGAGTTCAACGGTCTTCTTCTTGCGCCCCATCGTCCGCCTTCTGTGCGGACCGAGCCTTGGCCGCGGCATCCGCCGCGCCTGTTCCCGGTCTGTTGTTCTCGACCCACCCCTCGACATTGCGCTGAGGGGCCACGCTGAGAGCCAGGGCACCGGCGGGAACATCCTTGCGGATGACCGCCCCGGCCCCGGTCTTCGCGCCGTCTCCGATCCTAACGGGCGCGACGAAGACGTTGTGCGAGCCGGTGTGCACCTCGTCGCCGATCTCGGTGCGGTGCTTGGTGATGTCGTCGTAGTTCGCGGTGATCGCGCCGGCGCCGAGGTTCACCCCCGTGCCGATGGTCGTGTCGCCGATGTACGACAGGTGCGGCACCTTGCTCCGCTCGCCGATCGTGGAGTTCTTCGTCTCCACGAAGGTGCCGATCTTGCCCTTGTCGCCCAGGTACGTGCCCGGGCGGAGGTAGGCGAAGGGCCCGACGGTGGCCCCGGCGCCGATCACGGCGAGCGTCGCGTCGGTGCGGGTGACCACCGCGTTCTCCCCCACCTCGCAGTCGACGAGGCTCGTGTCGGGACCGATCGTCGCGCCGGCGCCGATCGCCGTGGCCCGCAGGATGTGCGTGTTCGGCAGCACCGTCACGTCGGGAGCCAGCGTCGCGGTGACGTCGATCCATGTGGTCGCGGGGTCGAGGATCGACGCTCCCTCGAGCTGCCAGCGGCGCACCGTCCGGGCGTTGAGCAGTCGCGCGGCCTCGGACAGCTGCACGCGGTCGTTCACCCCCAAGGCGGCCGAGGCGCTCGGTGCGCTCGATGCGGCGACGACGAGCCGCGAGGCGCGCAGCAGGGCGACCACGTCGGTGAGGTACTTCTCGCCCTGCGCGTTGGCTGTGCCGACGAGGGCCAGGTGGGTGCGCAGGGCGGGCGCCTGGAAGACGTAGACCCCCGCGTTGATCTCGGTGACGGATGCCTCGTCCGCCGTCGCGTCCTTCTGCTCGACGATGCGCGACACCGCGCCGTCCACGTCGCGGATGACGCGGCCGTAGCCGGTGGCGTCGTCGACGACGGCGCTCAGCACGGTCGCCGCCGCCGCGCCGGAGCGGTGCGCGCTGACGAGCGCCGCGAGGGTGCCCGCCTCGAGGAGCGGAACGTCACCGCTGAGCACGAGCACGTCGCCGTCGAAGTCGCCGAGCGCGTCGAGGGCGAGCTCGACGGCGCGCCCGGTACCCGGAACGTCGTCCTGGTCGACGACGACGACTCCGGGTGCTGCGGCGACGACCGCGTCGGCGACGAGGTCGCGCTCGTGGCGCACCACCACCACCAGGCGCTCGGGCGAGAGCGTCAGGGCGGTGTCGATCACGTGGCCCACGAGTGGGCGGCCGCCGATGCGGTGCAGGACCTTCGGCAGCGAGGATTTCATGCGCGTCCCCTGGCCGGCGGCCAGCACGATCACGGCGAGACTGCGGTCGTCGATGTTGTGGGTCATGCTCCGCCGCCAGGATTCGAACCTGGACCTAACAGCTCCAAAGGCTGTCGTGCTGCCGTTACACCACGGCGGACCACCGCGCCCGGCGCGGCCGCCGTCAAGTCTGCCAGACCTCTCCGCACGCCCTGCCCGCGGTGGACTGCCCTCCCCCCGATAATGGGGGGATGGCCAAGGAGACCGACGAGGTCGATCGCATCGTCGAGGCGTGGATCGCGCAGCGACCCGATCTCGACTTCTCGCCGCTCGAGGTGCTCTCACGCGTCGACCGGCTCTCCCGGCACCTCGACCGCGCCCGGCGCGACGCGTTCCGCCGGAGCGACCTCGAGCCGTGGGAGTGGGACGTCCTGTCGGCGCTGCGGCGCGCGGGCGAGCCGTTCCAGCTCAGCCCGAAGCAGCTGCTCCTCCAGACGCTGGTCTCCAGCGGCACGATGACCAACCGCATCGATCGGCTCGTCGGCCGCAGGCTCGTCAGACGCGAGGCCGACCCCGACGACGGGCGCAGCATCCTGGTGATCCTCAGCGACGACGGGAAGACACGGGTGGATGCCGCGATCACGCGCCTCGTCGATGCCGAAGCGGTGCTGCTCGCCGGGCTCTCGCGCGGTGACCGCGAGCGCCTCGCCGGCCTCCTGCGCAAGCTGAGCCTCGGCTTCGACGCCTGAGAGCGCGCAGCCGGACGGTCAGCCCATCTGCTCGGTGAGCTCGAACCACCTCAGCTCGACGTCGTCGCGCTCGGCCTCCAGCCCACCGATGCGGGCCATCTCGGCGCCGAGGCCGACGTAGTCGGACTGGTCGTGCTCGGCGAGCGCCGTGCGGGCGGCGGCGATCTGCTTCTCCAGCTTCTCGAGGCGACGCTCCAGTGCGGAGAGCTCCTTCTGGGCGGTGCGCAGGTCGGCGCCGCTGAGCCCCGTCGCGGCAGGGACGACGGATGCCCCGGCCGGCCCGCCGGGGAGCGCCGCGGGAGCCTCCCGCTCGCGCGTGCGCAGCCGCAGGTACTCGTCGACGCCACCGGGCAGATGCCGGAGGTGCCCGCCGAGGATCGCGTACTGCTGATCGGTGACGCGCTCGATGAAGTAGCGGTCGTGCGAGACGACGAGGAGCGTGCCGGGCCACGTGTCGAGGAGGTCCTCCATCGCGGCGAGCATGTCGGTGTCGAGATCGTTGGTGGGCTCGTCGAGGATGAGCACGTTCGGCTGCTCGAGCAGGATCAGCAGCAGCTGCAGGCGGCGCTTCTGACCTCCGGAGAGGTCCTTGACCGGCGTCGAGAGCTGGGCGCTGGCGAACCCCATCCGCTCGAGCAGCTGCCCGGGGGTGACCTCCTGCGCCTTAGACCCGCTCCCGAACGTGTAGGTGGTGCGCAGTCGCTCGATGACCGCGCGCACCGGATCGTCGAGATGCTCCTCGAGCTCGTCGAGTCGCTGGGTCAGGGTCGCGACCTGCACGGTCTTGCCCCGCTTGACCCGTCCTGCGGTCGGTACGACGTCGCCGGAGACCAGGCCGAGCAGCGTCGACTTGCCGGCGCCGTTGACACCCAGGATGCCGGTGCGCTCGCCCGGGGCGATGCGCCACTCGACCGGATGGAGCACCTCCCGGGGCGGACCGCCACCGGGCGACGGGTAGGTCACCGACGCATCGAGGAGGTCGACGACATCCTTGCCCAGTCGCGAGACCGCCAGCGACTGCAGCTCGGTCTTGTCGCGGATCTCGGGCACGTCGGCGATGAGCTCGTTCGCCGCGTCGATGCGGAACTTGGGCTTCGATGTGCGGGCCGGCGCGCCGCGACGGAGCCACGCCAGCTCCTTGCGAGCGAGGTTCTGCCGACGCGCCTCGATCGTCGCGGCCTGCCGGTCGCGCTCGACGCGCTGCAGGATGTAGGCCGCGTAGCCGCCGTCGAAGGGCTCGACGACACGGTCGTGCACCTCCCACGTGCGGGTGCATACCTCGTCGAGGAACCACCGGTCGTGCGTGACGACGAGGAGCCCGCCCTGACTGGCCGACCAGCGCCGCTTGAGGTGCTCGGCGAG
Protein-coding regions in this window:
- a CDS encoding sensor histidine kinase translates to MTDARTENPADAAAAPPARDEASRRRPWTLQNKLIVTVVAITSLIMVLVGVTTSAILGTVLEDSLTNQVKSSAQRTAAMVRQPVASGMTAEQILNQMPQQPGFLLAVQAPLGEPTAAYVDSDGAVVALTTDQITQLVDGLRSDTPFVVTIDEVGTFRVDGESGVVVGISRDQVAVNIGRMLTTIGLLTLGGLILLALATAWTIRAGLAPLRAVADTAERVSRIPLDQGEVSIPERVPARQADPRTEVGRVGEALNTLLDHVGTSLTARQRNEERMRTFVADASHELRTPLASIRGYSELSLRALSKDHRAATIETTEASLERIQAQSLRMTTLVEDLLLLARLDEGQELVYGTVDLTRLAIEAVGDARPAGPDHQWVMDLPDAPVQIAGDTGRLHQVAANLLANARTHTPAGTTVTVTVERDADTAVLRVHDDGPGIEPTLRDELFERFSRADRSRARQTGGTGLGLSIARAIVDAHGGTISVESVPGDTTFEVRLPARPLDPADSAVSEEPTMDAPADEDQPVTP
- a CDS encoding response regulator transcription factor; this encodes MTNATPALLRPDGSPLRVLVVDDEQMLTDLLSMALRMEGWEVRTAGSGFQALQAAREFSPDAMVLDVMMPDLDGMAVLQRLRQSGDDVPVLFLTAKDAVSDRVAGLTAGGDDYVTKPFSLEEVVARLRGLMRRAGTAHASGAEPILRVADLTLNEDSHEVERAGAEIELTATEFELLRYLMRNQRRVVSKAQILDRVWNYDFGGRSSVVELYISYLRKKIDHGRDPLIHTVRGVGYMIKAPQ
- a CDS encoding ABC transporter ATP-binding protein, translated to MTMLDPEATTQTDAAPPALYRLAGVTRTYRQKDRVVKALAGVDLDISQGDFVTIQGPTGGGKSTLLQLLGALDRPTTGSVRLGEIDLAEASNAELGRVRAREIGFVFQGFNLIPTLTAAENVDMALEPLGLPKEERTVRVAEALAHVGLDDRGDHRPGELSGGQQQRVAIARAIVKRPRVLLADEPTGNLDESMRDEILAVLEALCAEGLTLIVVTHDSAVAKRARRRLRLERGTVRDITR
- a CDS encoding ABC transporter permease, with product MYGTYLRRELAGRKKQTIIVATGLAIAIALVMIVNSLAAGVRDAQAQALESVYGVGTDLTVTGAMAEPGAGRGQAFEFGEDGGETADDGTTELSQSRLVSEPMRATLEASVLDTVSGVDGVAAASGALSLTNMTFSGELPPPPTESGTTGQAPPQDGGGGGFGGGSFDVDSFTVLGIEPAESEVGPMSAVSLSDGRALASGDEGENVAVLDAAYASTAEVAVGDAIDVGGEEFEVVGIVASTSSEADTAANVYIPLDVAQTLAGTGDVVSTVYVQADSSDAITAVQEDLQEALPDATVSSQSDLAANVSGSLSSASSLITNLGTWLSIIVLAVALALAVLFTISGVSRRTREFGTLKAIGWSNGRVVGQVAGESVVQGLLGGAAGLVIGFLGIWAINLVSPTISTAPSTGPVTQGGPGGENMGGPGGGFANTLQQGATEIVLHAPVTLWVVVAALGLALLGGLVAGAFGGWRAARLSPAEALRSVS
- a CDS encoding NAD-dependent epimerase/dehydratase family protein — encoded protein: MTSRRVLYIGGTGTISAACVRRSVAAGDDVAVLNRGSSRRPLPDGVRELVADVRDARAVQDAVGDAGFDVVAEFLAFTPDHVQQDLDLFEGRIGQYVFISSASAYEKPPRRLPVTESTPLRNPFWRYSRDKIACEDVLVGAHRERGLPVTIVRPSHTYDERLLPTLGGWTDIERMRAGKPVVIHGDGTSLWTITHSDDFAVAFTGLLGNPAAIGEAFTITGTHAPSWNQIYGWLADAAGVQHPDFVHVASDTIAAFEPELGPTLIGDKAHSMLFDNAKVTALVPDFRTTITFDEGARRILAHYDAHPDEQRVDADRDALFDRIAAHARSAG